The genome window TTTAGCCTCAAGCAAATCCGTTCAGTACAACGTCAAAATCACAGTAGCGATCAGCATCCGGTCGACTGCCAATTGTTATTGCCCATGCTGCAACAAAAGCTGACAGAGATAGACCAGCAGATGCTGGAATTACAGCAGCAAAGACAGCAGATCCAAGAATTGGCCGAGCAATTAAGTACTACAACCACATAAGCACTCCAGCTCCTGCACTGCGCTTATTATCTTTAGGGGCAGGAATAACTTACCACTAGTCGCCGTAACCCACAGCCCTTTATTTGCGTTCTTCTTTTACCACACAAAATGTAACCTTGCGGTATCAAAAGAACTTGACAATGATACCTTAAGGTTTCACATTGATACCTGAAGGTATCTAAACCTAATAAAAAAGGAACACTTATTATGGCTACA of Rheinheimera sp. MM224 contains these proteins:
- a CDS encoding MerR family transcriptional regulator, with product MYRIGQLAKLLNVSESKLRFLEQQGVISPLRENSGYRYYSEDSKNRLEVILKAQQMGFSLKQIRSVQRQNHSSDQHPVDCQLLLPMLQQKLTEIDQQMLELQQQRQQIQELAEQLSTTTT